A portion of the Oscillospiraceae bacterium genome contains these proteins:
- the recG gene encoding ATP-dependent DNA helicase RecG: MPTENRITLTPDTPVRYLKGVGPKTAERFEKLGIVTLADLLCHYPRKYIDFTKPYSIAEAPADTECVVKAEVFAKPGGRILPGGRRMERVTAGDDVSGLEITWFNNPYAAQKLEIGQEYYFQGIVTGGMLRRQMVNPLVRTAEQVQAAPFEAVYPQTEGLSSSAIAKCVRQLLPHAELLPDPLPEEMRRKYRLPSKAEAVRAIHRPATEEEAFAARRRLIYEELLVLQLGIGRMKNRGSAATGAPMQPTDPEPFWASLPFSPTGAQRRAVDEILADMAGEHSMNRLLQGDVGSGKTLVAAAAIWACIRAGYQAALLAPTEILASQHAEGLNRMLAPFGMRVALLTGGMKAAAKRTTLAAIRGDEADLIVGTHAILSEGVEFARLGLAVIDEQHRFGVRQRGMLAEKAVNPHLLVMSATPIPRTLGLLLYGDLDISILDELPPGRTPVKTRCITGKKRRDLYHFLDQEIDKGRQVYLVCPAIEDTPDGGLNAVKTYYEDIAKALLPDRRVGLMHGKLKPKEKAAVMEDFKAGRLDALVSTTVIEVGVDVPNASVMVIENAERYGLSALHQLRGRVGRGAAESWCFLVSDNTGEAVQKRLKFLCSTTDGFAVAQYDLETRGPGDFFGSRQHGLPTLQIADLMNDTRTLHAAQSEALAMLAEDPLLQAPEHALLAAQVQQMFDKAGPMN; the protein is encoded by the coding sequence ATGCCCACCGAAAACCGCATCACCCTTACGCCGGACACGCCGGTGCGCTACCTGAAAGGGGTAGGCCCCAAGACCGCCGAGCGGTTCGAGAAGCTGGGCATCGTGACGCTGGCCGACCTTCTGTGCCATTATCCCCGTAAATACATCGACTTTACGAAGCCCTACTCCATTGCGGAAGCCCCTGCCGACACGGAATGCGTGGTCAAGGCAGAGGTGTTTGCCAAGCCCGGCGGGCGCATCCTGCCCGGCGGGCGGCGGATGGAGCGGGTCACCGCCGGGGATGACGTGTCCGGGCTGGAGATCACCTGGTTCAACAACCCCTATGCCGCCCAGAAACTGGAGATCGGGCAGGAATACTATTTTCAGGGCATCGTCACCGGCGGGATGCTGCGGCGTCAGATGGTCAACCCGCTGGTGCGCACTGCCGAACAGGTGCAGGCAGCCCCGTTCGAGGCCGTGTACCCCCAGACCGAGGGCCTTTCCAGCAGTGCCATTGCCAAGTGCGTGCGGCAGCTGCTGCCCCATGCCGAGCTTCTGCCCGACCCGCTGCCGGAGGAGATGCGCCGCAAATATCGCCTGCCTTCCAAGGCCGAAGCCGTGCGGGCCATCCACCGCCCTGCCACCGAAGAAGAAGCCTTTGCGGCCCGGCGGCGGCTCATCTATGAAGAGCTTCTGGTGCTGCAGCTGGGCATCGGCCGCATGAAGAACCGCGGCTCCGCCGCCACCGGTGCCCCCATGCAGCCCACAGACCCGGAACCCTTCTGGGCCAGCCTGCCCTTCTCTCCCACCGGTGCTCAGCGCCGGGCTGTGGATGAGATCCTGGCCGACATGGCCGGGGAGCACTCCATGAACCGCCTGTTACAGGGTGACGTGGGCAGCGGCAAAACGCTGGTAGCGGCTGCCGCCATCTGGGCCTGCATCCGGGCCGGGTATCAGGCTGCTCTGCTGGCCCCCACTGAGATTCTGGCCTCCCAGCACGCCGAGGGTCTGAACCGGATGTTGGCCCCCTTTGGCATGCGGGTGGCCCTGCTCACCGGCGGCATGAAAGCCGCTGCAAAGCGCACCACACTGGCCGCCATCCGGGGCGATGAAGCGGACCTCATCGTGGGCACCCACGCCATCCTCAGCGAGGGAGTGGAGTTTGCCCGGCTGGGGCTGGCCGTCATCGACGAGCAGCACCGCTTCGGCGTGCGGCAGCGCGGCATGCTGGCCGAAAAGGCCGTGAATCCGCACCTGCTGGTCATGAGCGCCACCCCCATCCCCCGCACACTGGGCCTGCTCCTCTACGGAGACCTGGACATCTCCATTCTGGACGAGCTGCCCCCCGGCCGTACCCCGGTCAAGACCCGGTGCATCACCGGCAAAAAACGGCGGGACCTGTACCATTTCCTCGATCAGGAGATCGACAAGGGGCGGCAGGTCTATCTGGTGTGCCCCGCCATTGAGGACACCCCCGACGGCGGGTTGAACGCGGTCAAGACCTACTACGAGGACATTGCCAAGGCCCTGCTGCCCGACCGCCGGGTGGGTCTGATGCACGGCAAGCTCAAGCCCAAGGAGAAGGCCGCTGTCATGGAGGATTTCAAGGCCGGGCGGCTGGACGCACTGGTGTCCACCACAGTCATTGAGGTGGGGGTGGACGTGCCCAACGCCAGCGTCATGGTCATCGAGAACGCGGAGCGCTATGGCCTGAGCGCCCTGCACCAGCTGCGCGGCCGGGTGGGCCGTGGTGCCGCCGAGAGCTGGTGCTTTCTGGTCAGCGACAATACCGGCGAAGCGGTGCAGAAGCGGCTGAAGTTCCTCTGCAGCACCACCGATGGCTTTGCCGTGGCCCAGTACGACCTGGAGACCCGCGGCCCCGGCGACTTTTTTGGCAGCCGACAGCATGGCCTGCCCACATTGCAAATTGCCGACCTGATGAACGACACCCGCACCCTCCACGCCGCCCAGAGCGAAGCACTGGCCATGCTGGCGGAGGACCCGCTGCTGCAGGCCCCGGAGCACGCCCTGCTGGCCGCACAGGTACAGCAGATGTTCGACAAGGCCGGGCCGATGAACTAA
- a CDS encoding GNAT family N-acetyltransferase, which produces MEIRKGTLKDLEAIAAVEAACFPAAEAATAEEFAGRLQQYGDHFWLLWEGERLLAFVDGFCTDWPDLTDEMYADASLHRENGAWQMIFGVNTIPACRRQGYAGQLLQQAIADARAQGRKGLVLTCKEALVHYYAKFGFVNEGVSGSTHGGVVWYQMRLKF; this is translated from the coding sequence ATGGAGATCCGTAAGGGGACCTTAAAGGATTTGGAGGCCATTGCAGCGGTGGAGGCGGCCTGCTTCCCGGCGGCAGAGGCGGCTACGGCAGAGGAGTTTGCCGGGCGGCTGCAGCAGTACGGCGATCATTTTTGGCTGCTGTGGGAGGGGGAAAGGCTGCTGGCCTTTGTGGACGGCTTTTGCACCGACTGGCCGGACCTGACCGATGAGATGTACGCCGACGCCTCCCTCCACCGGGAGAATGGTGCCTGGCAGATGATCTTTGGGGTAAACACCATCCCGGCCTGCCGCAGACAGGGGTACGCCGGGCAGCTGCTGCAACAGGCCATTGCCGATGCCCGTGCCCAGGGCCGGAAGGGGCTGGTACTGACCTGCAAGGAGGCCCTGGTGCACTACTATGCAAAGTTCGGCTTTGTGAACGAGGGGGTTTCCGGCTCCACCCACGGGGGCGTGGTGTGGTACCAGATGCGGCTGAAGTTTTAA
- a CDS encoding toprim domain-containing protein, whose protein sequence is MAKKQEYGNESITSLKGADRVRKRPAVIFGSDGVEGCAHSIFEIVSNSIDEARDGHGDTINVTRCKDGSVIVEDFGRGMPVDWNNGEGRYNWELLFCEMYAGGKYGEGEDNYEFSLGLNGLGLCATQYASAWMTADIYRDGYHYHLDFKKGENVGGLQKEAYKGRRTGSIIHWKPDDEVFTDIDVPGSYYKDTLRRQAVVNAGLTLNFTDEKEKDPATGKAWHESWCYEHGIADYVAEVAGQDTLTPVFSCESEAVGRDREDQPDYKVRMSAAFCFSNKVQMLEYYHNSSWLEHGGSPEHAVRTAFVYQINKYLKDKNLYKKGESTISFQDVQDCLVYVSSSFSTRTSYENQTKKAITNKFVSQAMTDFLKHYLEVYFLEKPDEAQKICQQVLVNKQSREHAEKTRQSIKKTLSTQIDLANRVQKFVDCRTKDASRRELYIVEGDSAMGAVKQSRDSDYQAIMPIRGKILNCLKADYARIFKSDVIVDLIKVMGCGVELGGKHNKELATFNLDNLRYNKIVICTDADVDGYQIRTLVLTMLYRLTPTLINEGYVYIAESPLYEINTKDHTYFAYTEPEKATFLKEIGDKKYTIQRSKGLGENDPEMMWLTTMNPESRRLIKVQPADVEETARVFDLLLGDNLAGRKEHIAEHGAEYLDDLDVS, encoded by the coding sequence ATGGCAAAAAAACAGGAATATGGCAACGAGAGCATTACTTCTTTAAAGGGTGCCGACCGTGTGCGCAAGCGCCCGGCCGTTATTTTTGGCTCCGACGGTGTGGAGGGCTGCGCCCACTCCATTTTTGAGATCGTCTCCAACTCCATCGACGAGGCCCGCGACGGCCACGGTGACACCATCAACGTGACCCGCTGCAAGGACGGCAGCGTCATTGTGGAAGATTTTGGCCGCGGCATGCCCGTGGACTGGAACAACGGCGAGGGACGCTACAACTGGGAGCTGCTGTTCTGCGAGATGTACGCCGGCGGTAAGTACGGCGAGGGCGAGGACAACTACGAGTTCAGCCTGGGCCTGAACGGTCTGGGCCTGTGTGCTACCCAGTACGCCTCTGCCTGGATGACCGCCGACATCTACCGCGACGGTTACCACTACCATTTGGACTTCAAAAAGGGCGAGAATGTGGGCGGCCTGCAGAAGGAAGCTTACAAGGGCCGCCGCACCGGCAGCATCATCCACTGGAAGCCGGATGACGAGGTGTTCACCGACATCGACGTGCCCGGCAGCTACTATAAGGACACACTGCGCCGCCAGGCAGTGGTCAACGCGGGCCTGACGCTGAACTTTACCGATGAAAAGGAAAAAGACCCTGCCACCGGCAAGGCCTGGCACGAGAGCTGGTGCTATGAGCATGGCATTGCCGACTATGTGGCCGAGGTGGCCGGGCAGGACACCCTGACCCCGGTGTTCAGCTGCGAGAGCGAGGCGGTGGGCCGCGACCGCGAGGACCAGCCGGATTATAAGGTGCGCATGAGTGCGGCGTTCTGCTTCTCCAATAAGGTGCAGATGCTGGAATACTACCACAACTCGTCCTGGCTGGAGCACGGCGGCAGCCCGGAACACGCGGTGCGCACTGCCTTTGTGTACCAGATCAACAAATACCTGAAGGACAAGAACCTGTATAAGAAGGGTGAAAGCACCATCAGCTTCCAGGACGTGCAGGACTGTCTGGTATATGTGTCCTCCAGCTTTTCTACCCGCACCAGCTACGAGAACCAGACCAAAAAGGCCATCACGAACAAGTTCGTCTCCCAGGCCATGACCGACTTTTTGAAGCACTATCTGGAAGTGTATTTTCTGGAAAAGCCGGACGAGGCCCAGAAGATCTGCCAGCAGGTGCTGGTGAACAAGCAGAGCCGAGAACATGCCGAAAAAACGCGCCAGAGCATCAAAAAGACCCTGTCCACCCAGATCGACCTGGCCAACCGGGTGCAGAAGTTTGTGGACTGCCGCACCAAGGATGCTTCCCGCCGGGAACTCTACATCGTGGAGGGCGATTCCGCTATGGGTGCGGTCAAGCAGAGCCGCGACAGTGACTATCAGGCCATCATGCCCATCCGCGGCAAGATCCTGAACTGCCTCAAGGCCGATTACGCCCGTATCTTCAAGTCGGACGTCATCGTGGACCTGATCAAGGTCATGGGCTGCGGCGTGGAGCTGGGCGGCAAGCACAATAAGGAACTGGCCACCTTCAACCTCGACAATCTGCGCTACAACAAGATCGTGATCTGTACCGATGCGGACGTGGACGGCTACCAGATCCGCACCCTGGTGCTGACCATGCTGTACCGGCTCACCCCCACCCTGATCAACGAGGGCTATGTGTACATTGCGGAGTCGCCGCTGTACGAGATCAACACCAAGGACCACACCTACTTTGCCTACACCGAGCCGGAGAAGGCCACCTTCCTGAAGGAGATCGGTGACAAAAAATATACGATTCAGCGCTCCAAAGGTCTGGGCGAGAACGACCCGGAGATGATGTGGCTGACCACCATGAACCCGGAGAGCCGCCGCCTGATCAAGGTACAGCCTGCGGATGTGGAAGAAACGGCCCGCGTGTTCGACCTGCTGCTGGGTGACAACCTGGCTGGCCGCAAGGAGCACATCGCGGAGCACGGCGCAGAATATCTGGACGATCTGGATGTGAGCTGA
- a CDS encoding topoisomerase IV: MPRKSTKKTPKPVRPQLGDGVEILNAGSVLEDPITRTLEVNYMPYAMSVIVSRALPEIDGFKPAHRKLLYTMYEMGLLKGARTKSANIVGSTMHLNPHGDAAIYDTMVRMGRGNESLLMPFVDSKGNFGKAYSRDMSCAAARYTEAKLENVCEELFRDIDKETVDFVPNYDGTTTEPTLLPVTFPTILANNTLGIAVGMACNICSFNLAELCATTVALMKDPHHDIATTMPAPDFVGGGQILYDEAQMREIYEHGRGSVKVRARYNVVSGENMIEITQIPPTTTVEAIMDKIAELVKAGKIKEISDMRDETDLNGLKLTLDLKRGVDADKLMAKLFKTTPLEDSFSANFNILVAGQPRVMGVREILQEWTAFRVECVRRRTYYDLHGKEKRLHLLQGLAAILLDIDKAIKIIRTTEEESEVVPNLMIGFGIDEVQADYVAEIKLRHLNREYILKRTSEIEQLEKDIADLNDVLAKPARVRRIIINELNEVAKKYAQPRRSEILYDLPEEEAAAEEETVPDYPVTVFFTREGYLKKIPPQSLRTAGAHKLKEGDEIVQQVETRNNVEALFFTDKQQVYKVRLAELEDGKVAQMGIFVPGRLGMDEGENILAMVITGDYSGFVLFFFASGKCAKIPLNSYATKQNRRKLLKAYCDKEPLAKLLYLPEETELAIRTSASRMLLVGTAQIAAKATRDSQGVAVVTLKKNQTIASVVPADTLELANPHRYRVRSLPATGALIRAEDEGEQMSLL; this comes from the coding sequence ATGCCTAGAAAATCAACCAAGAAAACCCCAAAGCCGGTGCGCCCGCAGCTGGGCGACGGCGTTGAGATCCTGAACGCCGGCAGTGTGCTGGAGGACCCCATCACCCGCACGCTGGAAGTGAACTATATGCCCTACGCCATGAGCGTTATCGTGAGCCGCGCTCTGCCGGAGATCGACGGCTTCAAGCCGGCCCACCGCAAGCTGCTGTACACCATGTATGAGATGGGTCTGCTGAAGGGTGCCCGCACCAAGTCGGCCAACATCGTGGGCAGCACCATGCACCTGAATCCCCACGGCGATGCCGCCATCTACGACACCATGGTGCGCATGGGCCGCGGCAACGAGAGCCTGCTCATGCCTTTTGTGGACAGCAAGGGCAACTTCGGCAAGGCCTACAGCCGGGATATGTCCTGCGCCGCAGCCCGTTACACCGAAGCCAAGCTGGAAAACGTGTGCGAAGAGCTGTTCCGCGACATCGACAAGGAGACCGTGGATTTTGTGCCCAACTACGACGGCACCACCACCGAGCCAACCCTGCTGCCGGTGACCTTCCCCACCATTCTGGCCAACAACACCCTGGGCATCGCCGTGGGCATGGCCTGCAACATCTGCTCGTTCAACCTGGCCGAGCTGTGCGCCACCACCGTGGCCCTGATGAAGGACCCTCACCACGACATTGCCACTACCATGCCTGCCCCGGACTTTGTGGGCGGCGGCCAGATTTTGTACGATGAAGCGCAGATGCGTGAAATTTACGAGCATGGCCGCGGCAGCGTGAAGGTGCGCGCCCGCTACAACGTGGTGTCCGGCGAAAATATGATCGAGATCACCCAGATCCCGCCCACCACCACGGTGGAAGCCATCATGGACAAGATCGCCGAGCTGGTCAAGGCCGGCAAGATCAAAGAGATCAGCGATATGCGCGACGAGACCGACCTGAACGGCCTGAAGCTCACGCTGGACCTCAAGCGCGGCGTGGACGCCGACAAGCTGATGGCCAAGCTGTTCAAGACCACCCCGCTGGAGGACAGCTTCAGCGCCAACTTCAACATTCTGGTGGCTGGTCAGCCCCGGGTGATGGGTGTGCGGGAGATCCTGCAGGAGTGGACGGCGTTCCGCGTGGAATGCGTGCGCCGCCGCACCTACTACGACCTGCACGGCAAGGAAAAGCGCCTGCATCTGCTGCAGGGCCTGGCCGCCATCCTGCTGGACATCGACAAGGCCATCAAGATCATCCGCACCACCGAGGAAGAGAGCGAGGTCGTGCCCAACCTGATGATCGGCTTTGGCATCGACGAGGTGCAGGCCGATTATGTGGCCGAGATCAAGCTGCGCCACCTGAACCGGGAATATATCCTCAAGCGCACCAGCGAGATCGAGCAGCTGGAAAAGGATATTGCCGACCTGAACGATGTGCTGGCAAAGCCCGCCCGGGTGCGCCGCATCATCATCAACGAGCTGAACGAGGTAGCCAAGAAGTACGCGCAGCCCCGCCGCAGCGAGATTTTGTACGACCTGCCGGAGGAGGAAGCTGCCGCCGAGGAAGAGACGGTGCCGGACTACCCGGTCACCGTGTTCTTTACCCGCGAGGGCTACCTGAAAAAGATCCCGCCCCAGAGCCTGCGCACCGCCGGTGCCCACAAGCTCAAGGAGGGCGACGAGATCGTGCAGCAGGTGGAGACCCGCAACAACGTAGAAGCGCTGTTCTTCACCGACAAACAGCAGGTGTACAAGGTGCGTCTGGCTGAGCTGGAGGACGGCAAGGTGGCCCAGATGGGCATCTTTGTGCCGGGCCGCCTGGGCATGGATGAAGGAGAGAACATCCTGGCCATGGTCATCACCGGGGATTACAGCGGCTTTGTGCTGTTCTTCTTTGCCAGCGGCAAGTGCGCCAAGATCCCGCTGAACTCCTATGCCACCAAGCAGAACCGAAGAAAGCTGCTCAAGGCCTACTGCGACAAGGAACCGCTGGCTAAGCTGCTCTACCTGCCGGAGGAGACCGAACTGGCCATCCGCACCAGCGCCAGCCGCATGCTGCTGGTGGGCACGGCGCAGATCGCCGCCAAGGCCACCCGCGACAGTCAGGGTGTGGCTGTGGTGACCCTGAAAAAGAACCAGACCATCGCTTCGGTGGTCCCGGCGGACACGCTGGAGCTGGCCAACCCCCACCGCTACCGCGTGCGCAGTCTGCCCGCCACGGGTGCCCTCATCCGCGCCGAGGACGAAGGCGAGCAGATGAGCTTGCTGTAA
- the rlmH gene encoding 23S rRNA (pseudouridine(1915)-N(3))-methyltransferase RlmH: MQNIDLICVGKLNAKYFAEGVAEYQKRLSAFASFRIIELPEEKIEEKNASDAVVKKALDKEGKAILSSVRKGAAIVAMCIEGKQISSDELAQFLADRANSGAGDVAFVIGSSHGLSDEVKKAAALKFSMGRITMPHQLARLVLTEQIYRACTINAGMKYHK, translated from the coding sequence ATGCAAAACATTGACCTGATCTGTGTGGGCAAACTGAACGCAAAATACTTCGCCGAGGGCGTGGCCGAATACCAGAAACGGCTGTCGGCCTTTGCGTCCTTCCGCATCATCGAGCTGCCGGAGGAAAAGATCGAAGAGAAGAACGCTTCCGACGCCGTGGTGAAAAAGGCGCTGGATAAGGAGGGCAAGGCCATCCTGTCCAGCGTGCGCAAGGGCGCGGCCATCGTAGCCATGTGCATCGAGGGCAAACAGATCTCTTCCGACGAGCTGGCGCAGTTTCTGGCCGACCGGGCAAACAGCGGGGCAGGGGATGTGGCCTTTGTCATCGGCTCGTCCCACGGCCTGTCCGATGAGGTGAAAAAGGCTGCAGCCCTCAAGTTCAGCATGGGGCGCATCACCATGCCCCATCAGCTGGCACGGCTGGTGCTCACGGAACAGATCTACCGCGCCTGCACCATCAATGCGGGCATGAAATACCATAAGTAA
- a CDS encoding glycine--tRNA ligase, with protein sequence MEQSEKTLDMIVNLCKNRGYVFPGSEIYGGLANSWDYGPLGVEFKNNVKKAWLKKFVQESPYNVGLDAAIIMNPQTWVTTGHVSSFSDPLLDCRACKARHRADKLIGEEHPEVNVDAMSFDEMDAFIAEHEDIVCPVCGKHDFTPIRKFNLMFKTAIGVTEDSSSTCYLRPETAQGIFVNFANIQRTTRRKLPFGVCQVGKAFRNEITPGNFTFRTREFEQMECEFFCKPGTDLDWFAYWKGYCENWLLSLGIKKEHLRLRDHEPAELAFYSRATTDIEYAFPFTDWGELWGIADRTNYDLTRHQEASGKSLEYFDSETNEHYIPYVIEPSLGCDRVALAFLCEAYDEEHLTDSKGKEDVRTVLHLHPALAPYKCAVLPLSKKLGEKAMEIRNELSKYFMVDYDDTGSIGKRYRREDEIGTPYCITVDFDTVGDEAKGIVADNCVTIRDRDTMEQVRMPISELKSYIESKIEF encoded by the coding sequence ATGGAACAGAGCGAAAAGACCCTTGACATGATCGTCAACCTCTGCAAGAACCGTGGTTATGTGTTCCCCGGTTCCGAGATCTACGGCGGCCTGGCCAACAGCTGGGACTACGGCCCCCTGGGCGTGGAGTTCAAGAACAACGTCAAGAAGGCATGGCTGAAGAAGTTCGTGCAGGAGAGCCCCTACAATGTGGGCCTGGATGCAGCCATCATCATGAACCCCCAGACCTGGGTGACCACCGGCCATGTGTCCAGCTTCTCGGACCCCCTGCTGGACTGCCGCGCCTGCAAGGCCCGTCACCGCGCCGACAAGCTGATCGGTGAGGAGCACCCCGAGGTGAACGTGGACGCCATGAGCTTTGACGAGATGGATGCGTTCATTGCAGAGCACGAGGACATCGTCTGCCCCGTGTGCGGCAAGCACGACTTTACCCCCATCCGCAAGTTCAACCTGATGTTCAAGACCGCCATCGGCGTGACCGAGGATAGCTCCTCTACCTGCTATCTGCGTCCCGAGACCGCGCAGGGCATCTTTGTCAACTTTGCCAACATCCAGCGCACCACCCGCCGCAAGCTGCCCTTCGGCGTGTGCCAGGTGGGCAAGGCGTTCCGCAACGAGATCACCCCGGGCAACTTCACCTTCCGCACCCGCGAGTTCGAGCAGATGGAGTGCGAGTTCTTCTGCAAGCCCGGCACCGATCTGGACTGGTTTGCTTACTGGAAGGGCTACTGCGAGAACTGGCTGCTGAGCCTGGGCATCAAGAAGGAGCACCTGCGCCTGCGTGACCACGAGCCCGCAGAGCTGGCCTTCTACAGCCGCGCTACCACCGACATCGAGTACGCCTTCCCGTTCACCGACTGGGGCGAGCTGTGGGGCATTGCCGACCGCACCAACTACGACCTGACCCGCCATCAGGAAGCATCCGGCAAGAGCCTGGAGTACTTCGACAGCGAGACCAACGAGCACTATATCCCCTATGTCATCGAGCCGTCTCTGGGCTGTGACCGTGTGGCTCTGGCCTTCCTGTGCGAAGCCTACGACGAGGAGCACCTGACCGACAGCAAGGGCAAGGAGGATGTGCGCACCGTGCTGCACCTGCATCCGGCTCTGGCTCCCTACAAGTGCGCCGTGCTGCCCCTGAGCAAGAAGCTGGGCGAAAAGGCCATGGAGATCCGCAACGAGCTGAGCAAGTACTTCATGGTGGACTACGACGATACCGGTTCCATCGGCAAGCGTTACCGCCGCGAGGATGAGATCGGCACCCCGTACTGCATCACCGTGGACTTTGACACCGTGGGCGACGAGGCCAAGGGCATCGTGGCCGACAACTGCGTCACCATCCGTGACCGCGACACCATGGAGCAGGTGCGTATGCCCATCAGCGAGCTGAAGAGCTACATTGAGAGCAAGATCGAGTTCTGA
- a CDS encoding response regulator: MTPERTIEKKGDTGVQDKDGKTAQGGSMTRQQAEQEMEQLRKVFPSVRMLTAEQVQAGEALGDAARQALEEKTTHSRMEYRGQELYEVTALFAQVEGTPCVLELERRLDRIMLLDPEESEQLFNNLAEYRGKLYRDAVTGAYNERYYQEKYRSRILTAGVAVLRVDDFKAANDVYGRCAGNSVLETVAGVLRRNLGEKDRLIRRGEDRLLLLLPEVGQSDFGQKLEHLRLQLAAAGVPGYSHLHISVSIGGVWIRDGEVSAAVEHAERLATYAQMQKNTVITEQQPERTAAAPVHRRQSVLIVDDSELNRKMLGQMLGSRFDIAEAASGEACLQLLEQNATGISIVLLDIHMPGIDGFTVLEEMNQKNLLEQIPVIMISSEDTVDAVRRAFDLGASDYISRPFDAKVVYQRIINTIQLYAKQRRLSAMAADLAFEKERASRMMIGILSQVVEKRNGESRDHVQRVAQLTSMLLAGLAQKTDRYPLTREMRRTIATAAALHDIGKMEICEDLLHKEGPLTEAERRTLQSHTLLGAQMLEEQPECRDDAFARTAYNICRWHHERYDGGGYPDGLQGEQIPIEAQVVGLADVYERLVSRPVDGRARTHSEVVQMICTGVCGAFNPLLLDCLQDMEVEIARAMQDTPEET; this comes from the coding sequence ATGACCCCAGAACGGACCATAGAAAAGAAGGGAGACACCGGGGTGCAGGACAAGGACGGAAAGACGGCACAGGGCGGATCAATGACCCGGCAGCAGGCCGAACAGGAAATGGAGCAGCTGCGCAAGGTGTTCCCCTCGGTGCGCATGCTCACTGCAGAGCAGGTGCAGGCCGGGGAGGCATTGGGAGATGCTGCCCGGCAGGCGCTGGAAGAAAAGACCACCCACAGCCGGATGGAGTACCGCGGGCAGGAGCTGTACGAGGTGACGGCCCTTTTTGCGCAGGTGGAAGGCACGCCCTGCGTGCTGGAGCTGGAGCGCAGGCTGGACCGGATCATGCTGCTGGACCCCGAAGAAAGCGAACAGTTGTTCAACAACCTTGCGGAGTACCGTGGAAAACTGTACCGCGATGCGGTGACCGGCGCGTACAATGAGCGCTATTACCAGGAAAAATACCGCAGCCGCATCCTCACGGCTGGTGTGGCGGTGCTGCGGGTGGACGACTTCAAGGCGGCCAACGACGTATATGGCCGTTGCGCCGGAAACAGCGTGCTGGAAACCGTGGCCGGGGTGCTGCGCCGGAATCTGGGCGAGAAGGACCGCCTCATCCGCCGCGGCGAGGACCGGCTGCTGCTGCTTCTGCCGGAGGTGGGGCAGAGCGACTTCGGCCAGAAGCTGGAGCATCTGCGGCTGCAGCTGGCGGCGGCCGGTGTTCCGGGTTACTCCCATCTGCACATCTCGGTGAGCATCGGCGGTGTGTGGATCCGGGACGGGGAAGTATCGGCGGCGGTGGAGCACGCAGAGCGGCTGGCTACCTATGCCCAGATGCAGAAGAACACCGTGATCACCGAGCAGCAGCCGGAGCGCACGGCCGCCGCGCCGGTGCACCGCCGCCAGAGCGTGCTCATCGTGGATGACTCTGAGCTGAACCGCAAGATGCTGGGGCAGATGCTGGGCAGCCGGTTCGACATTGCCGAGGCGGCCAGCGGCGAGGCCTGCCTGCAGCTGCTGGAACAGAACGCCACCGGCATTTCCATCGTGCTGCTGGACATCCATATGCCCGGCATCGACGGTTTTACGGTGCTGGAAGAGATGAACCAGAAAAACCTGCTGGAACAGATCCCGGTGATCATGATCTCCAGCGAGGACACCGTGGACGCGGTGCGGCGGGCCTTTGACCTGGGAGCCTCGGATTACATCAGCCGCCCGTTCGACGCCAAGGTGGTCTATCAGCGCATCATCAACACCATCCAGCTGTACGCCAAGCAGCGCCGCCTGAGCGCCATGGCGGCGGATCTTGCTTTTGAAAAGGAACGCGCCAGCCGGATGATGATCGGCATCCTGAGCCAGGTGGTGGAAAAGCGCAACGGTGAAAGCCGCGACCATGTGCAGCGGGTGGCACAGCTCACCTCCATGCTGCTGGCCGGGCTGGCCCAAAAGACCGACCGTTACCCGCTCACACGGGAGATGCGCCGCACCATTGCCACGGCGGCGGCTCTGCACGACATTGGCAAAATGGAGATCTGCGAGGACTTGCTGCACAAGGAAGGCCCACTGACCGAGGCCGAGCGCCGTACTCTGCAAAGTCACACCCTGCTGGGAGCACAGATGCTGGAAGAACAGCCCGAATGCCGGGACGACGCCTTTGCCCGCACGGCGTACAACATCTGCCGCTGGCACCATGAGCGGTACGACGGCGGCGGCTATCCGGACGGCCTGCAGGGGGAGCAGATCCCCATCGAAGCACAGGTGGTGGGCCTGGCGGACGTGTACGAGCGGCTGGTGAGCCGCCCGGTGGACGGCCGCGCCCGTACCCACAGCGAAGTGGTGCAGATGATCTGTACCGGGGTGTGCGGGGCCTTCAATCCGCTGCTGCTGGACTGCCTGCAGGACATGGAAGTCGAGATCGCGCGTGCCATGCAGGACACGCCGGAAGAAACCTGA